A genomic window from Osmerus eperlanus chromosome 5, fOsmEpe2.1, whole genome shotgun sequence includes:
- the ccdc135 gene encoding dynein regulatory complex subunit 7 isoform X1: MEKEKMEEEVLPDKEPEKEDQDVIAELDESTLEEVQDDLNELEKTLGSIHTTRMTKPYIPEKIQKVDMSQCPTSYKENSPKEKLLLAMADNFRYQYAHIYPDRKPLLLCPLNECGVPKFVSTTVRATLIPYPELYSWDGCASFVSDFLSMKPLDPPIDPPAHLYSPTWVLQTQAGTCFDSSTLLCGLLLGAGYNAYCVSGYAVKEMCMMNQTKLECPLLAPPAKGQAAEQKEQTQKYSVKPPRDLLSGFEQSQADRRQAEAQAAVLKKQLEADRLQEERERPPPDPLLGLRVHCWVLVLAGSREVPENFFIDPLTGKSFSTSDDSFLGIECVWNHLNYWVNMQDCRFGCADMTYDLGDAIRWEYLLCGSTGHSLLLIPDMRNELEPEEEDEDEVLEPKQFEMPPSWVKPITISEQDMETRCPGGMKVLKYRKAKLEKFAHYLLPDGLVTRLTTYTDLDCSKPEIVREWFQHRHDHLEERELEKKSNVTKEKFTPGRSYALKSHRYITMTPETERQMDFYSHARADGLAQIVETPLEMKESFQDRPDFLYYRHVVFDRRAKVFGPRDAPDLGHRPLKKVLERFHRDPSKPASEDVAERVFLVSEDRIQVTYHREDDRIIPAWRNFTKPRDSGDSNKPQSFTPEMASSFQVDPFEKPSKNMFLYVTLMHMMKEEIKVAKRIKDTEKEVRAILHLRQQEDSSIELNISIYNTARNEKARCHREELERTAQEERLRREEKELDCLAPFLAQLGDPEKITKHTAVLLRNNCLSDLKQRLIDMANLIQARFERETQELQQKQLWYQKNQLSMTKEDEDEYLAYCSDAMFRIHILKLRLSRHKDKAPQKYLALDEKLRRDPRLSNYLF; the protein is encoded by the exons ACATTGGAAGAGGTGCAAGATGACCTGAACGAGCTGGAGAAGACCCTTGGCAGCATACACACAACCAGGATGACAAAACCCTACAT CCCAGAAAAGATACAGAAGGTGGACATGTCCCAGTGTCCCACCTCCTACAAAGAGAACAGCCCTAAGGAGAAGCTTCTGCTGGCGATGGCTGACAATTTTCGCTACCAGTATGCCCACATATACCCCGACCGCAAGCCCCTGCTTCTGTGCCCACTCAACGAGTGTGGCGTCCCG AAGTTTGTGAGCACCACTGTGCGAGCCACCCTGATTCCGTACCCTGAGCTGTACAGCTGGGACGGTTGTGCCAGCTTTGTTTCCGACTTCCTGTCTATGAAGCCACTGGACCCTCCCATAGACCCG CCTGCACACCTGTACTCTCCTACCTGGGTGCTCCAGACCCAGGCGGGCACCTGCTTCGATTCGTCCACGCTGTTGTGCGGCCTGCTGCTGGGCGCCGGCTACAACGCCTACTGTGTCAGCGGCTACGCCGTCAAGGAGATGTGTATGATGAACCAGACCAAGCTCGAATGCCCCCTGCTCGCCCCTCCCGCGAAG ggccaGGCAGCAGAGCAGAAGGAGCAGACCCAAAAGTACTCTGTGAAGCCTCCCAGAGACCTGCTGAGTGGCTTTGAGCAGAGCCAGGCGGATCGTCGCCAGGCAGAAGCCCAGGCCGCCGTGCTGAAGAAGCAGCTCGAAGCCGATAGGCTGCAAGAG GAGCGAGAGCGACCTCCGCCTGACCCCTTGCTGGGTCTGCGGGTCCACTGCTGGGTTCTGGTGCTGGCTGGGAGCCGCGAAGTCCCGGAGAACTTCTTCATCGATCCCCTGACAGGGAAGAGTTTCAGCACCAGCGACGACAGTTTCCTGGGCATCGAGTGTGTCTGGAACCACCTCAACTACTGGGTCAACATGCAGGACTGTCGCTTTGGCTGCGCC GATATGACCTACGACCTGGGAGATGCGATCAGGTGGGAGTATTTGCTGTGTGGCTCGACAGGTCATTCTCTGCTCCTCATTCCCGACATGAGGAACGAACtggagccagaggaggaggatgaa GATGAAGTGCTGGAGCCCAAGCAGTTTGAGATGCCTCCATCTTGGGTGAAACCCATCACCATCTCAGAACAAG ACATGGAGACTCGCTGTCCTGGAGGCATGAAGGTGCTCAAGTACCGGAAGGCCAAGCTGGAGAAGTTTGCCCACTACCTCCTCCCAGATGGGCTGGTCACCCGCCTCACCACCTACACAGACCTGGACT GCTCCAAACCTGAGATAGTGAGGGAGTGGTTCCAGCACAGGCACGACCACCTGGAGGAGCGTGAGCTGGAGAAGAAGAGCAATGTCACCAAAGAGAAGTTCACACCTGGACGCAGCTACGCCTTGAAAT CCCACAGGTACATCACCATGACCCCTGAAACGGAGCGTCAGATGGACTTCTACAGCCACGCGCGGGCAGACGGCCTGGCCCAGATTGTAGAGACGCCcctggagatgaaggagagcTTCCAAGACCGCCCAGACTTCCTCTACTACCGTCATGTGGTCTTTGACAGGAGGGCCAAGGTGTTTGGCCCCAGAGATGCTCCGGACCTGGGACACCGACCACTCAAG aagGTATTAGAGAGGTTCCATCGGGACCCGTCGAAGCCGGCCAGCGAGGACGTGGCAGAGCGAGTGTTCCTGGTGTCGGAGGACCGGATCCAGGTGACGTACCACCGGGAGGATGACAGGATCATACCCGCCTGGAGGAACTTCACCAAGCCCAGGGACTCTGGAGACTCCAACAAGCCCCAGTCCTTCACCCCCGAGATGGCCTCCTCCTTCCAG gtggatCCCTTTGAGAAGCCCAGTAAGAACATGTTCCTGTATGTGACGTTGATGCACATGATGAAGGAGGAGATTAAAGTGGCCAAGAGAATCAAGGACACGGAGAAAGAG gtgagaGCCATCCTCCACCTGAGACAGCAGGAGGACAGCAGCATTGAGCTGAACATCTCCATCTACAACACAGCCAGGAACGAGAAAGCCCGCTGCCACcgggaggagctg GAGCGAACAGCCCAGGAGGAACGCCtgcggagggaggagaaggagctggaCTGCTTGGCTCCGTTCCTGGCTCAACTGGGCGACCCTGAGAAGATTACCAAGCACACCGCCGTGCTGCTGAGGAACAACTGTCTGTCCGACCTCAAGCAGCGCCTCATTGACATGGCCAACCTCATACAGGCCCGCTTCGAGAGG GAGACCCAGGAGCTGCAGCAGAAACAGCTGTGGTACCAGAAGAACCAGCTGAGCATGACcaaggaggacgaggatgagtaCCTGGCCTATTGCTCGGACGCCATGTTCAGGATACACATCCTCAAACTCAGACTTAGCAG GCATAAGGACAAAGCTCCCCAGAAGTACCTGGCTCTGGACGaaaaactgaggagagaccctAGACTGTCAAATTATCTTTTCTGA
- the ccdc135 gene encoding dynein regulatory complex subunit 7 isoform X2, protein MEEEVLPDKEPEKEDQDVIAELDESTLEEVQDDLNELEKTLGSIHTTRMTKPYIPEKIQKVDMSQCPTSYKENSPKEKLLLAMADNFRYQYAHIYPDRKPLLLCPLNECGVPKFVSTTVRATLIPYPELYSWDGCASFVSDFLSMKPLDPPIDPPAHLYSPTWVLQTQAGTCFDSSTLLCGLLLGAGYNAYCVSGYAVKEMCMMNQTKLECPLLAPPAKGQAAEQKEQTQKYSVKPPRDLLSGFEQSQADRRQAEAQAAVLKKQLEADRLQEERERPPPDPLLGLRVHCWVLVLAGSREVPENFFIDPLTGKSFSTSDDSFLGIECVWNHLNYWVNMQDCRFGCADMTYDLGDAIRWEYLLCGSTGHSLLLIPDMRNELEPEEEDEDEVLEPKQFEMPPSWVKPITISEQDMETRCPGGMKVLKYRKAKLEKFAHYLLPDGLVTRLTTYTDLDCSKPEIVREWFQHRHDHLEERELEKKSNVTKEKFTPGRSYALKSHRYITMTPETERQMDFYSHARADGLAQIVETPLEMKESFQDRPDFLYYRHVVFDRRAKVFGPRDAPDLGHRPLKKVLERFHRDPSKPASEDVAERVFLVSEDRIQVTYHREDDRIIPAWRNFTKPRDSGDSNKPQSFTPEMASSFQVDPFEKPSKNMFLYVTLMHMMKEEIKVAKRIKDTEKEVRAILHLRQQEDSSIELNISIYNTARNEKARCHREELERTAQEERLRREEKELDCLAPFLAQLGDPEKITKHTAVLLRNNCLSDLKQRLIDMANLIQARFERETQELQQKQLWYQKNQLSMTKEDEDEYLAYCSDAMFRIHILKLRLSRHKDKAPQKYLALDEKLRRDPRLSNYLF, encoded by the exons ACATTGGAAGAGGTGCAAGATGACCTGAACGAGCTGGAGAAGACCCTTGGCAGCATACACACAACCAGGATGACAAAACCCTACAT CCCAGAAAAGATACAGAAGGTGGACATGTCCCAGTGTCCCACCTCCTACAAAGAGAACAGCCCTAAGGAGAAGCTTCTGCTGGCGATGGCTGACAATTTTCGCTACCAGTATGCCCACATATACCCCGACCGCAAGCCCCTGCTTCTGTGCCCACTCAACGAGTGTGGCGTCCCG AAGTTTGTGAGCACCACTGTGCGAGCCACCCTGATTCCGTACCCTGAGCTGTACAGCTGGGACGGTTGTGCCAGCTTTGTTTCCGACTTCCTGTCTATGAAGCCACTGGACCCTCCCATAGACCCG CCTGCACACCTGTACTCTCCTACCTGGGTGCTCCAGACCCAGGCGGGCACCTGCTTCGATTCGTCCACGCTGTTGTGCGGCCTGCTGCTGGGCGCCGGCTACAACGCCTACTGTGTCAGCGGCTACGCCGTCAAGGAGATGTGTATGATGAACCAGACCAAGCTCGAATGCCCCCTGCTCGCCCCTCCCGCGAAG ggccaGGCAGCAGAGCAGAAGGAGCAGACCCAAAAGTACTCTGTGAAGCCTCCCAGAGACCTGCTGAGTGGCTTTGAGCAGAGCCAGGCGGATCGTCGCCAGGCAGAAGCCCAGGCCGCCGTGCTGAAGAAGCAGCTCGAAGCCGATAGGCTGCAAGAG GAGCGAGAGCGACCTCCGCCTGACCCCTTGCTGGGTCTGCGGGTCCACTGCTGGGTTCTGGTGCTGGCTGGGAGCCGCGAAGTCCCGGAGAACTTCTTCATCGATCCCCTGACAGGGAAGAGTTTCAGCACCAGCGACGACAGTTTCCTGGGCATCGAGTGTGTCTGGAACCACCTCAACTACTGGGTCAACATGCAGGACTGTCGCTTTGGCTGCGCC GATATGACCTACGACCTGGGAGATGCGATCAGGTGGGAGTATTTGCTGTGTGGCTCGACAGGTCATTCTCTGCTCCTCATTCCCGACATGAGGAACGAACtggagccagaggaggaggatgaa GATGAAGTGCTGGAGCCCAAGCAGTTTGAGATGCCTCCATCTTGGGTGAAACCCATCACCATCTCAGAACAAG ACATGGAGACTCGCTGTCCTGGAGGCATGAAGGTGCTCAAGTACCGGAAGGCCAAGCTGGAGAAGTTTGCCCACTACCTCCTCCCAGATGGGCTGGTCACCCGCCTCACCACCTACACAGACCTGGACT GCTCCAAACCTGAGATAGTGAGGGAGTGGTTCCAGCACAGGCACGACCACCTGGAGGAGCGTGAGCTGGAGAAGAAGAGCAATGTCACCAAAGAGAAGTTCACACCTGGACGCAGCTACGCCTTGAAAT CCCACAGGTACATCACCATGACCCCTGAAACGGAGCGTCAGATGGACTTCTACAGCCACGCGCGGGCAGACGGCCTGGCCCAGATTGTAGAGACGCCcctggagatgaaggagagcTTCCAAGACCGCCCAGACTTCCTCTACTACCGTCATGTGGTCTTTGACAGGAGGGCCAAGGTGTTTGGCCCCAGAGATGCTCCGGACCTGGGACACCGACCACTCAAG aagGTATTAGAGAGGTTCCATCGGGACCCGTCGAAGCCGGCCAGCGAGGACGTGGCAGAGCGAGTGTTCCTGGTGTCGGAGGACCGGATCCAGGTGACGTACCACCGGGAGGATGACAGGATCATACCCGCCTGGAGGAACTTCACCAAGCCCAGGGACTCTGGAGACTCCAACAAGCCCCAGTCCTTCACCCCCGAGATGGCCTCCTCCTTCCAG gtggatCCCTTTGAGAAGCCCAGTAAGAACATGTTCCTGTATGTGACGTTGATGCACATGATGAAGGAGGAGATTAAAGTGGCCAAGAGAATCAAGGACACGGAGAAAGAG gtgagaGCCATCCTCCACCTGAGACAGCAGGAGGACAGCAGCATTGAGCTGAACATCTCCATCTACAACACAGCCAGGAACGAGAAAGCCCGCTGCCACcgggaggagctg GAGCGAACAGCCCAGGAGGAACGCCtgcggagggaggagaaggagctggaCTGCTTGGCTCCGTTCCTGGCTCAACTGGGCGACCCTGAGAAGATTACCAAGCACACCGCCGTGCTGCTGAGGAACAACTGTCTGTCCGACCTCAAGCAGCGCCTCATTGACATGGCCAACCTCATACAGGCCCGCTTCGAGAGG GAGACCCAGGAGCTGCAGCAGAAACAGCTGTGGTACCAGAAGAACCAGCTGAGCATGACcaaggaggacgaggatgagtaCCTGGCCTATTGCTCGGACGCCATGTTCAGGATACACATCCTCAAACTCAGACTTAGCAG GCATAAGGACAAAGCTCCCCAGAAGTACCTGGCTCTGGACGaaaaactgaggagagaccctAGACTGTCAAATTATCTTTTCTGA
- the uba2 gene encoding SUMO-activating enzyme subunit 2 gives MVHLVGSLQKELADSVSACRVLVVGAGGIGCELLKNLVLTGFKNIEVIDLDTIDVSNLNRQFLFQKKHVGKSKAQVAKESVLQFCPTANITAYHDSIMNPDYNVEFFRNFILVMNALDNRAARNHVNRMCLAADIPLIESGTAGYLGQVTVIKKGLTECYECQPKPTQKTFPGCTIRNTPSEPIHCIVWAKYLFNQLFGEEDADQEVSPDTADPEATWKPEETAARATASDQDGDIKRVSTKDWARSTGYDPVKIFNKLFKDDIMYLLTMDKLWKKRKAPLPLEWHELQKLVSPQEEVSGAGLKDQQVLGVKGYSQLFSHSVETLRTQLANQGDGAELVWDKDDAPAMDFVTSAANLRMHVFSMNMKSHFDVKSMAGNIIPAIATTNAVIAGLIVLESLKILSGEVEQCRTIFLNKQPNPRKKLLVPCALDPPSANCYVCASKPEVTVKLNVHKTFVLSLQDKILKEKFGMVAPDVQIEDGKGTILISSEEGETEGNNSKYLSDFGIRNGSRLQVDDFLQDYTLLVNVLHCEDLEKDVEFEVVGDAPDKAPTPAKTQEEGNNIANGNKDSAQPSTSSKATPAADDDDVLIVDSDEEEPSSSSMDVTTETGGSIRKRKLQDAETGEASVKRQRVDQSAEDDDEDIIALD, from the exons ATGGTACATCTGGTGGGGTCTCTCCAAAAAGAGCTCGCTGACTCCGTATCCGCGTGTCGGGTGCTTGTGGTCGGAGCCGGAGGTATTGGATGTGAGCTCTTGAAAAACCTCGTCCTTACCGGCTTCAAAAATATAGAAGTG ATCGACCTGGATACTATTGATGTCAGCAACCTCAACCGACAGTTCCTGTTCCAGAAGAAGCATGTGGGGAAGTCTAAAGCGCAG GTGGCCAAGGAGAGTGTACTTCAGTTCTGCCCCACAGCCAACATCACAGCCTACCATGACAGCATCATgaa CCCTGACTACAATGTGGAATTCTTCCGGAACTTCATACTCGTCATGAATGCCTTGGACAATCGAG CGGCCCGTAACCATGTCAACCGGATGTGTCTGGCTGCGGACATTCCGCTGATCGAGAGTGGCACAGCCGGTTACCTGGGCCAGGTGACTGTCATCAAGAAG ggTCTTACAGAGTGCTACGAGTGCCAGCCGAAGCCCACACAGAAAACCTTCCCAGGATGCACTATCCGTAACACCCCCTCAGAGCCCATCCACTGTATCGTGTGGGCCAAGTACCTCTTCAA TCAGCTGTTTGGAGAGGAGGATGCGGACCAGGAAGTCTCACCCGACACTGCCGATCCGGAGGCTACAT GGAAGCCAGAAGAGACGGCAGCCCGAGCTACAGCCTCGGACCAGGACGGGGACATCAAGCGTGTCTCCACCAAGGACTGGGCCCGCTCCACCGGCTATGACCCCGTCAAGATCTTCAACAAG CTCTTCAAGGATGACATCATGTACCTGCTGACCATGGACAAGCTatggaagaagaggaaggcCCCTCTGCCTCTGGAATGGCACGAGCTGCAGAAGCTAG tgagcccCCAGGAAGAGGTGTCTGGGGCTGGCCTGAAGGACCAGCAGGTGCTGGGGGTGAAGGGCTACTCCCAGCTCTTCTCCCACAGCGTGGAGACCCTGCGCACCCAGCTGGCTAACCAGGGAGATGGAGCAGAGCTGGTCTGGGACAAG GACGATGCCCCAGCCATGGATTTTGTTACCTCTGCAGCTAACCTGCGCATGCACGTGTTCAGCATGAACATGAAGAGCCACTTTGACGTCAAGT CCATGGCTGGCAACATCATCCCTGCCATCGCCACCACCAACGCCGTAATCGCTGGCCTCATCGTGCTCGAGTCCCTCAAGATCCTGTCTGGGGAGGTGGAGCAGTGTCGCACA ATCTTTCTGAACAAGCAGCCCAACCCCAGGAAGAAGCTGTTGGTTCCATGTGCGCTCGACCCGCCCAGCGCTAACTGTTACGTGTGTGCCAGCAAACCCGAGGTCACTGTCAAACTCAACGTCCACAAAACCTTTGTACTCAGCCTTCAGGACAAG ATTCTGAAGGAGAAGTTTGGCATGGTGGCCCCAGACGTCCAGATAGAAGATGGGAAAGGCACCATCCTGATCTCCTccgaggagggagagactgaag GTAACAACAGCAAATATCTGTCTGATTTCGGGATTCGTAACGGGAGCCGTCTTCAAGTGGATGACTTCCTTCAGGACTACACTCTACTGGTGAACGTGCTTCACTG cgaGGACCTGGAGAAGGATGTGGAGTTTGAGGTGGTGGGGGATGCCCCTGACAAGGCCCCAACTCCAGCCAAAACACAGGAGGAGGGCAACAACATCGCCAATGGCAACAAAGATTCAGCACAGCCGTCCACTTCTTCAAAAG CAACCCCGGCGGCGGACGACGACGACGTCCTCATCGTGGACTCCGATGAGGAGGAgccttcctccagctccatggATGTCACCACGGAGACGGGCGGCAGCATCCGCAAGAGGAAGCTGCAGGACGCGGAGACCGGCGAAGCCTCCGTCAAACGCCAACGCGTGGACCAATCAGCAGAGGATGATGACGAGGACATAATTGctctagactag
- the ca5a gene encoding carbonic anhydrase 5A, mitochondrial isoform X1 yields the protein MVILSSIASPLARQLHRRLIRHTRSQRFMPVRTCSLSACSSKYVLSQMHPMWQGPLAIPGGERQSPIDITVRKSIFDPNLKPLIAKYDPRTCQQIWNNGYSFLVEYDDTTDNSTLKGGPLEDQFRLCQFHFHWGETNAWGSEHTVDRRLFPAELHLVHWNSEKYSLFEEAVMEENGLAVIGVFLKVGKRHEGLQKLVDALPAVRHKDSVVEFTRFDPACLLPTNIDDYWTYGGSLTTPPLTEAVTWIIMKQHIEVSHDQLAVFRSLLFTSAEEEAQKSMVNNFRVQQPLKGRTVRSSFSPFLQGAPPAEGDY from the exons ATGGTGATTCTCTCATCGATTGCATCGCCGCTCGCTCGCCAACTGCACCGACGTCTCATCAGGCACACTAGGAGCCAGCGGTTTATGCCAGTGAGAACATGCAGTCTCAGTGCATGTTCGAGCAAATATGTGCTTTCGCAGA TGCATCCGATGTGGCAAGGACCCCTCGCCATCCCGGGAGGAGAACGTCAATCTCCAATCGATATCACGGTGCGCAAGAGCATCTTTGACCCGAACCTGAAGCCGTTGATTGCGAAGTACGACCCGAGGACCTGTCAACAGATCTGGAACAACGGCTATTCTTTCCTGGTGGAGTACGACGACACCACCGATAACTCCA CACTTAAAGGGGGTCCCTTGGAAGACCAGTTCCGGCTTTGTCAGTTTCACTTCCACTGGGGGGAGACCAACGCCTGGGGCTCGGAGCACACTGTGGACCGCCGCCTGTTCCCTGCCGAG cTTCACTTGGTTCACTGGAACTCTGAAAAATACAGTTTGTTCGAGGAGGCAGTAATGGAAGAGAATGGTCTGGCTGTTATTGGAGTCTTCctcaag GTGGGAAAGAGACATGAGGGGCTCCAGAAACTAGTGGACGCCCTCCCTGCTGTCAGACACAAG gacAGTGTGGTGGAGTTCACCAGGTTTGACCCTGCCTGCTTGCTGCCCACAAACATTGATGACTACTGGACCTATGGAGGGTCACTGACCACACCCCCTCTCACAGAGGCCGTCACCTGGATCATCATGAAGCAGCACATCGAAGTCAGccatgaccag cTGGCAGTGTTCCGGAGCCTTCTCTTCACCTCAGCGGAGGAGGAAGCCCAGAAGAGCATGGTCAACAACTTCCGGGTGCAGCAACCACTGAAGGGACGGACAGTGCGTTCGTCCTTCTCCCCATTCCTCCAGGGGGCGCCACCTGCGGAGGGAGACTACTGA
- the ca5a gene encoding carbonic anhydrase 5A, mitochondrial isoform X2, translating to MQAAAEYTMKMHPMWQGPLAIPGGERQSPIDITVRKSIFDPNLKPLIAKYDPRTCQQIWNNGYSFLVEYDDTTDNSTLKGGPLEDQFRLCQFHFHWGETNAWGSEHTVDRRLFPAELHLVHWNSEKYSLFEEAVMEENGLAVIGVFLKVGKRHEGLQKLVDALPAVRHKDSVVEFTRFDPACLLPTNIDDYWTYGGSLTTPPLTEAVTWIIMKQHIEVSHDQLAVFRSLLFTSAEEEAQKSMVNNFRVQQPLKGRTVRSSFSPFLQGAPPAEGDY from the exons ATGCAGGCAGCAGCCGAGTACACAATGAAAA TGCATCCGATGTGGCAAGGACCCCTCGCCATCCCGGGAGGAGAACGTCAATCTCCAATCGATATCACGGTGCGCAAGAGCATCTTTGACCCGAACCTGAAGCCGTTGATTGCGAAGTACGACCCGAGGACCTGTCAACAGATCTGGAACAACGGCTATTCTTTCCTGGTGGAGTACGACGACACCACCGATAACTCCA CACTTAAAGGGGGTCCCTTGGAAGACCAGTTCCGGCTTTGTCAGTTTCACTTCCACTGGGGGGAGACCAACGCCTGGGGCTCGGAGCACACTGTGGACCGCCGCCTGTTCCCTGCCGAG cTTCACTTGGTTCACTGGAACTCTGAAAAATACAGTTTGTTCGAGGAGGCAGTAATGGAAGAGAATGGTCTGGCTGTTATTGGAGTCTTCctcaag GTGGGAAAGAGACATGAGGGGCTCCAGAAACTAGTGGACGCCCTCCCTGCTGTCAGACACAAG gacAGTGTGGTGGAGTTCACCAGGTTTGACCCTGCCTGCTTGCTGCCCACAAACATTGATGACTACTGGACCTATGGAGGGTCACTGACCACACCCCCTCTCACAGAGGCCGTCACCTGGATCATCATGAAGCAGCACATCGAAGTCAGccatgaccag cTGGCAGTGTTCCGGAGCCTTCTCTTCACCTCAGCGGAGGAGGAAGCCCAGAAGAGCATGGTCAACAACTTCCGGGTGCAGCAACCACTGAAGGGACGGACAGTGCGTTCGTCCTTCTCCCCATTCCTCCAGGGGGCGCCACCTGCGGAGGGAGACTACTGA